In the genome of Coraliomargarita algicola, one region contains:
- a CDS encoding alpha-N-acetylglucosaminidase produces MRTIHIKLLLLTLAVFTINVAQAANPADQAAHQLIQRIAPQHAAKFVVDTSLPKKEGLDTFSVSDTADGKILIRGNNGVSVASGFNWYLKNRAFCHLSWCGDQMDIPTPLPKVGESVTVTTPLKRRTYFNYCTLSYTGAWWNWENRWEREIDFMAMQGINHPLSVIGLEAVWYETLLEYGFTDLEAREFLVGPAFFAWQWMTNIEAHGGPLPKSWIDQSKVLGKQIIDRQIELGMTPIQQGFTGHVPRLLKEKFPDNQISYKHNWVWFEGAAQLDPLDPLFDKMGRTFLAKQEEMFGTSHLYGCDPFHEGSPPVEGDDYLAKVGKKIHTLIKAHDPEGKIAMQSWTIRKPIATAIPKEDIFILDLGGKRHDRNDDFWDIEFVAGPLNNFGGRINLHGDLALLASNPYMQWKNDMPNYVGMGLFMEGIDNNPVYYELAFDLIWKDGPVDLTQWLHHYAHRRYGAPSENANKAWDLIAKGPYGENTDGTELSSMVAARPEIDVKKSGPNAGFKIPYSQIDLLNAWFLLLKDADKLKDSDGYRFDIVDIGRQVLSNHAQNLHPKVKAAWEKRDLEAFDQATKEFETLLLDIDTLIRPREEYSLNKWISDARSFGTTEAESDLYEKNARTLVTLWGPLDSRGPRIFDYGWREWSGLIKDYYLVRWQKHNSMLRQHIVDGTPYDESKIKQVHGRAALRANDFFDELADWEMDWATLPGKVDSPATSGDEVELAKRFYIKYEKAIRELTQDQHQLAKLKQNPGEIIGSCNSENINVDQKSTQLSFPVTEYLEGEGNYFVTFKHKQGPSNLKLLQVELLEAGKVISTDKHSGWASRNPSNNIYTVECPEPAFGIDYNIRITVQGRPENKLSVDLHFKKAD; encoded by the coding sequence CGCTACCTAAGAAAGAAGGCTTGGATACCTTCTCAGTGTCCGACACTGCTGACGGCAAAATACTCATACGTGGCAACAATGGAGTATCTGTAGCTTCTGGCTTTAACTGGTATCTCAAGAATCGTGCCTTTTGCCATCTTTCATGGTGTGGCGATCAAATGGATATCCCGACGCCACTCCCCAAAGTCGGCGAGTCAGTCACGGTCACCACTCCACTGAAGCGCCGCACTTACTTCAACTACTGCACCCTGTCCTACACCGGTGCTTGGTGGAACTGGGAGAATCGATGGGAACGTGAAATCGACTTCATGGCAATGCAGGGAATCAACCACCCGCTTTCCGTCATTGGCCTTGAAGCGGTTTGGTATGAAACATTGCTGGAATACGGCTTCACCGATTTGGAAGCACGCGAATTCCTCGTCGGCCCCGCATTCTTTGCCTGGCAATGGATGACTAATATCGAAGCTCATGGCGGCCCCCTTCCAAAATCCTGGATCGATCAGAGCAAAGTGCTGGGTAAGCAAATTATTGATCGTCAAATTGAGTTAGGGATGACCCCCATCCAGCAAGGATTTACGGGCCATGTGCCACGCCTACTGAAAGAGAAATTTCCGGATAACCAGATCAGCTACAAACATAATTGGGTCTGGTTTGAAGGTGCTGCGCAACTTGACCCACTGGACCCGCTATTTGATAAAATGGGCCGCACCTTCCTAGCGAAGCAGGAGGAGATGTTTGGTACTTCTCATCTCTATGGCTGCGACCCATTCCATGAAGGCTCCCCCCCGGTTGAAGGGGATGACTATCTCGCTAAGGTCGGTAAGAAAATTCACACACTCATTAAAGCACACGATCCGGAGGGTAAAATTGCCATGCAATCCTGGACGATCCGCAAACCCATTGCGACCGCGATCCCTAAAGAGGACATTTTCATTTTGGATCTGGGTGGGAAGCGCCATGATAGAAATGATGACTTCTGGGACATTGAATTTGTGGCGGGCCCATTGAACAACTTCGGCGGTCGCATTAACCTGCATGGCGACCTGGCGCTGCTGGCCTCAAATCCATATATGCAATGGAAAAACGACATGCCCAACTATGTCGGCATGGGCTTGTTCATGGAAGGCATCGACAACAACCCTGTTTATTATGAGCTGGCTTTTGATCTGATTTGGAAAGATGGCCCGGTTGATTTAACTCAATGGCTGCACCACTATGCGCATCGTCGCTACGGTGCGCCTTCTGAGAATGCAAATAAAGCTTGGGATCTGATCGCCAAAGGTCCCTACGGTGAAAATACCGACGGCACTGAACTCTCATCCATGGTCGCTGCTCGCCCTGAAATAGATGTCAAAAAATCCGGCCCCAATGCTGGATTTAAGATTCCCTACTCTCAGATCGATTTGCTCAACGCCTGGTTTTTACTACTTAAAGATGCTGACAAGCTCAAAGACTCAGACGGATACCGCTTCGACATCGTCGACATCGGTCGCCAAGTATTGAGTAACCATGCGCAAAACCTACACCCTAAAGTTAAAGCAGCATGGGAAAAACGTGACCTAGAGGCATTCGATCAAGCGACCAAAGAATTCGAAACACTGCTGCTGGATATCGACACACTCATCCGTCCACGCGAAGAGTATTCACTTAACAAGTGGATCAGTGATGCCCGTTCCTTTGGCACCACTGAAGCAGAGAGTGATCTTTACGAAAAGAATGCGCGCACACTCGTCACTCTCTGGGGGCCCTTGGATAGCCGAGGACCACGTATCTTTGACTACGGCTGGCGCGAATGGTCTGGCTTGATCAAAGACTATTACTTGGTGCGCTGGCAAAAGCATAACTCAATGCTGCGCCAACATATTGTCGATGGCACGCCTTACGATGAAAGCAAAATCAAACAAGTGCATGGCCGCGCCGCATTGCGGGCAAATGACTTTTTTGATGAGCTAGCCGATTGGGAAATGGATTGGGCCACCCTACCTGGAAAGGTCGATTCGCCTGCGACAAGCGGCGATGAAGTCGAGCTCGCCAAGCGCTTTTACATCAAATATGAGAAAGCCATTCGCGAACTCACTCAGGATCAACATCAACTCGCCAAGCTCAAACAAAATCCCGGGGAAATCATCGGCAGCTGCAACAGCGAAAATATTAATGTTGACCAGAAAAGCACCCAACTCTCCTTCCCCGTAACTGAGTATCTTGAAGGTGAAGGCAACTACTTTGTCACCTTCAAACACAAGCAAGGCCCATCCAACCTAAAGCTACTCCAAGTCGAACTACTTGAAGCGGGCAAGGTGATTTCAACAGATAAACATTCCGGTTGGGCATCACGCAACCCAAGCAACAACATTTACACCGTAGAGTGCCCAGAGCCCGCTTTTGGTATCGATTACAACATTCGCATTACAGTTCAAGGTCGCCCGGAAAACAAGCTCTCCGTTGACCTGCACTTCAAGAAAGCTGACTAG